DNA sequence from the Hippoglossus stenolepis isolate QCI-W04-F060 chromosome 17, HSTE1.2, whole genome shotgun sequence genome:
GACTCACTCCAAACTTTCCACAGGAGAAAGGGGAAGTGTTGCTGTTTCGCCCACAGGAGAACATGTCCTCAAGTGTATTTGAATTATATTGTGCACTTACCTGTCAAGGAATCAGTTGTCAGTTGTGAACATAAACTCCTTCTTCAGACGCTGAAAGAAGAGGTGGACCAGGACATTCTGATCGAGTCCTTTCTTTCCCTGGGTCGCGTGGACCACGTCACCATGGTGATGGCGCTGCACCCTGCCTACCTCAGCTGCTTCCTGAGGGCCCAGCATGCTTTGTTGGAGCTGGACGGCCCCTTGCCCTGTCACTGGAGACATTACATTGCTCTCATGGtaagaaagacaaaatatatGATTATTAAACAGTGATACCTTTCAGAACTTTTACACCTGCTTGACCTCAAAATAAAGACTTCAGCTGTATCTTACATACAAAAAGCAAGCAAATGGAGGGAACGCAAAACTTTTAGGAAGAAAGTTGATGTTTATACAAACCGCTGAATATAAAATCGATATGCGAGCGCTACAGTGTTACATCAACTGGATCATTGTTTGCTAccttagatatatatatatatttttttatcttagtGTGTATCCATACATACAcaataaaccccaaaaagtGAATACAAATGCATCAAATACATATTTGTTGGCTCTGAAATTCCTCTCGGCAATAAACGGAGTAGTTATGGTGTAAATGTGCTGCATTTATGTGGCACTTTAttagtcttatcgaccactcaaaagGCTTCACACATCCCATTCCCACACTCATGGCACAGCCCTCAGGTCCGGGTGAGGAGGTTTTTGTAGGAGTAACAACCACGTTTTTGCCTTGTGTTTATTACCACATGCATTTATTCTTTTAGCTGAAATAACATCACCGTAAAGCCTGTaatttgtctgtgaaaggctaCAGGTTCAGTTGTTTCAGGCTTTTTGAACAATTATTACAGGACTaagaatttaaatattcaaaataatggcacactttgtttttcaacGATTCTCTCAACAATTGGCAGTTACAGTAGAAAGAACTGACAGTAATAACTATCGTCAGTGCTGGATCTTAATGGAACTTAATGAAAATTGTCAATAGCTTTATTTACTGCTGTGTAGACAAACAAATGCTCTTATTGTAGTTGCACAGTTTTGGCTTTTACACTTCAGCTTTCAGAACAAACAGATGCTTTGATGTTTTATCATTATGATGCTCCACTTTGGACTTGTGTGACAGGTCACTGACTCATTGGTGTTTCAGTGTCTATTGAACCAATGATGCTGGATTGATTACCAGCTGAAGGAGGGACAGATGTTAGACGGATGCCCTATATATTGAAGGATTTaaaatttgtgttttccaggcctgaaaaattacaaattaaaatacattcttgTGTCAAGTTTACAGGGTCTTTCCTGGCTGAAAATACCCTGCAGCTCCACTGCCCAGGCAAGAGTGCACAGTGTTaatttttggtcttttcatacatgttttgactgtaaaaaagttatttattttacagtttttaccggCTCTGTCAGAGATTTACTGCTTCACCCCTGTATCTCTATTATTCGCACTGCGCACTGCCAACCAAATCGAGCCAAACCGACCACGGCCCGCCCTCTCCTCCAACCTTCCATACATTGTCTCAGTTtagaaattcagtttttaccCAGTATGAGTTTAAGCATGTGCCTGATGACACTGTTCATGCATGCCGTTACCTTTCCCTCGAGTTCCGGGACTATCATAAAGAAGCTACGCCTTTCCTTAGTAATCAACCGCTTATAGACATCAATTCAATTTAGTCAATGGTTGTAGGTAAATTTAATTCTATTAAccaaaaacatacacatttgAAAGAAGAAAGTCGCCtatattgtcattttttaaaaaccccaaaatatGGAAACTGTCAGATCTTGAACTTTAAAGAAAGATTAACATGTCATTTTTCTGCCAAAGACATTTAATGGCTCTCATCATGCCTAATATAGAGTTGTCCTTGCACTTCAGAAATTCCACTCATGACCTACTGGTGGAAAAACTCAGTTTTGTTATTGTCCTTTGTATCTATGAGCACAGACAGTACTTTACTATAATGTAGTTCTTAtagttgttttattaaatggCTGTTTACCGACCGTGTTTGTTTCCTCATGTGTGAACTTTGCCTCCTCCTCGATGTTTTCGCAGGCCGCAGCGCGACACCACTGCTCGTACCTGGTGCAGCAGCACAGCGCAGGCTTcctggaggctggaggagaggagagctggCTGAGCGGCCTTCAGCACGCTCCCACTAAACTGCGCAGCCTGCAAACGCTCAACAAACTGCTGGCGCACCGACCCTGGCTCATTACACAGCAGCACATCCAGGTCAGACCCAATGCACACAGCCCACTCCCTGTTCCTCTCTCATCATTTACTGTAATGGAAATGAGATTTAATACGTTGCATTTCTGACTCACCGACTTCTCCCTGCAAAATAGTCACCCAACAGTTTACCCAGTTGTGAGTAATAAATTCACAGTTTACAGACACTGACTAATCATCATCTTTTTGTGTCATATGTTACAGTTGTAATTTCACAATTATAAAATGTGCTCCACTGTGGGATTGTCATCAGAAATACTCAGACTTTAGATACTTGGTGTGCAGCATGAAAAAACCCTCCCCCAATCCCTCCAATAGCTGTTATTTCATCATCTACCCTCCTGTCCTTCAGGAGCTGGTGTGTCCTGGGGCGGAGCCTCGCTGGTCACTGGCTGAACTTATCCACGCCGTGATCCTCATGGCACACGcccattctctctcctcttttgtgTGGGGCTGCGGCCTGAACCCGGAACCCGACCACATCGGAGGTTACACCTTCCAACCTCCCTCCCCTGGTCACCTTCCTCATAGCCCCCATAGCCCTGCTCCTGAGGACGGCAGGCAGGAGGTGAGTCAAACGACCGGGAACGATACAGCGAGGCCCACCCTACAAATACAAATGTCCGTGGCTGATATAACGTTGCTCTCGTGAAAAGAACCAAGTAAGTTACTAAGGCCCGTCTCTCTTCTTACCTTCAGTTGGTTGAGGGAGcgatggaggtggaggtgctgatgaagaggatggtggagctgcagctgcaggaggaggagtgcaCACAGGAGGAGATGGTGACTCGCtttgagagggagaggagcgagAGCATTCCAACAGGTACCAAAATGCAGGTTTATCCCATAAATCTTCTCTGTCATACGCCCTGTTGATATTTCTTTACCAACTTCCTCCCGATTgatgtgggtttttgtttttgttttttactagCGGTGGTGCGTGGAGCTCCACCCGACCTGGTGCTGCATCTGGTGGAGGATCCAGAATTCAGATACGAGGATTTTGCACCCAGAGGAGAACAGTCTCCACCCACCATGAGAGCCCAGGTGGTTTGATCATTATTTTTGCAGATAGATGATGGATCAAGTTCCTTGTTGatatattcattatttgaaACAGAGTCGTGCTGAAATGGCTGAAATTTATTATCAGTTTTAACAATACTTTGGCATTTCTGCTTTATGGTTTCAACGATCCAACATGAACTGATTCCAGCTCCTCAAATGTGCTGATTTTCCTATTCGTCTCAGCTTTAAACCAGTTTTAAATTGTATATCATCTGGGTTTTGTGACTTTCCACTATTAAAGGACACTTTAAAGATTACATGCTGAGCCTTTTAATcgtaaaaacattaattttgaatacaaaaatatttcGTAGGCCTAGTAAAGTTAATTGATAGTAATTAGTTTCTGTCTGATGTGTGCAGGACTATTCGTGGGAGGACCACGGCTTCTCTCTGGTCAACAGACTACTGCCAGACATGGGCCAGCTGCTGGACGAGAAATTCCAGGTACCCACAAATTCAATGTGACAGAAATACCGTCAATAGAAACTATACAAGGCTTCCGTGTGGATTACATGACAGGTCAGCTCCAGGATGTTGTTTTAAATTAGTGACACACTGTGTACACAAACTCAAACTTGAGGGTGTTCGACTGGATTCAGATGTGGTGGCTGTAGAGGCCACTTCACTGAACTCACGGTCATGgtcatgttcatgaaaccagtttgaaaCGACCTTTGCTTTGTAACAAGGTGCATTATCGTGGTGGTAGTGGCAATTAGAGGCTGATAAATTGTGGCAATAAATGGATGCACATGGTCAGCAGCAATACTCAGATAGGCTGTGGCATTCAAACAGTGATAAACTGCTGTTAAGGGGTCCAGAGATGAAAACATTCcacacaccattacaccaccagtagcagcagcagcagcagcctggacgTTGACTGAAGTCAGGCTGGGTTCTTGGATTCTGACTCGACCATCTGTGAAACCCAGGTTCATCAGACCAGGCTGTTTCCAGCTCTCACCCGTGTCGTCTTGGGGAATCAGTGTCGACTGCAGACTCAGACATCCTCAACGGTTCCAACCTGGGGATTAATAtctgtgttgaaataaaaaatatattttcttctttttaggCTTTGCTGCACTTAATGAGGCCTCCAGATTTTTCAAATGGAATAGGGAAATAGTGACTTCTTTCGCACATCTTACGCATATATCTCAGACATTGCTTCATACTAACAGATCAAAGTTTGGTATGGACTGTCAGAGACGCAGCTTCTACTCAGCTCATCAAAGAGATTGTCAGTTAACACAGAGAAAACTTAATCTCGTACAATGTGGGAAAAGTATCCGTCCTGGAAATTGCTGTTTTACATCTTGGTCTTAGTTTGCAGAATTTAGATTGATTTACTAAAAGACGAGATGGATTTTGTTTATTAATATGCTACTAAATTGTCACATTAAAGGTGGTGAGCAACTTGACATATCACAGGATGGCCATGCATGAAGGAGTGGACACGCACACTCTGAGAAAAGCTCTGTGGAACTACATCCACTGCCTCTACGGGATACGgtcagtaaaacacacacacaacaaattgtcctgccagccccctaatAGAATGcctgtgagaatacagcagaaaaaaagaattctAAACTCTcacatacacgtagaagatgctgTCGGAGATGTGGGAAAATAATGGATTCAAGAGTTTTCAGTGGTGAGGGCagacgctggtgttgatgtgtaaacaaaaacacaagctttACCGCAGCGGAACTCCTCCCagacgccacccctcacctgaacgttTCTACATTCGTCAGAAATGGGCTTAACCTTTTGTTTTCTACACACGCAGATATGATGATTACGACTACGGCAGCGTGAACGTGTTGCTGGAGCGCTCTCTGAAGTTGTTTGTGAAAACCATGGCCTGCCACCCGGAGCAGACCACGGCTCGTATTTACCATTCCTTCTGGAGGCACTTCAGACACTCTGAGAAGGTATGAATCAGTTCAATCACGCCCCTGCCGCTGCCTC
Encoded proteins:
- the sesn2 gene encoding sestrin-2 isoform X2 produces the protein MASEQGVDVPRALVSGPSAFIPAKQTLKEEVDQDILIESFLSLGRVDHVTMVMALHPAYLSCFLRAQHALLELDGPLPCHWRHYIALMAAARHHCSYLVQQHSAGFLEAGGEESWLSGLQHAPTKLRSLQTLNKLLAHRPWLITQQHIQELVCPGAEPRWSLAELIHAVILMAHAHSLSSFVWGCGLNPEPDHIGGYTFQPPSPGHLPHSPHSPAPEDGRQELVEGAMEVEVLMKRMVELQLQEEECTQEEMVTRFERERSESIPTAVVRGAPPDLVLHLVEDPEFRYEDFAPRGEQSPPTMRAQDYSWEDHGFSLVNRLLPDMGQLLDEKFQVVSNLTYHRMAMHEGVDTHTLRKALWNYIHCLYGIRYDDYDYGSVNVLLERSLKLFVKTMACHPEQTTARIYHSFWRHFRHSEKVHANLIVMEARLQAALLYTLRAITHYMR
- the sesn2 gene encoding sestrin-2 isoform X1 encodes the protein MAGNPSAGVSCQANGENPPGRVAGSGRSCRLQSQSESESDVVPTAKSLALLCSRDEEEREAALEELTQGILVSLGLDKPGSARLSKRTLLHLLRLSRSCPLQEVRERVAGLLRTAQEQGVDVPRALVSGPSAFIPAKQTLKEEVDQDILIESFLSLGRVDHVTMVMALHPAYLSCFLRAQHALLELDGPLPCHWRHYIALMAAARHHCSYLVQQHSAGFLEAGGEESWLSGLQHAPTKLRSLQTLNKLLAHRPWLITQQHIQELVCPGAEPRWSLAELIHAVILMAHAHSLSSFVWGCGLNPEPDHIGGYTFQPPSPGHLPHSPHSPAPEDGRQELVEGAMEVEVLMKRMVELQLQEEECTQEEMVTRFERERSESIPTAVVRGAPPDLVLHLVEDPEFRYEDFAPRGEQSPPTMRAQDYSWEDHGFSLVNRLLPDMGQLLDEKFQVVSNLTYHRMAMHEGVDTHTLRKALWNYIHCLYGIRYDDYDYGSVNVLLERSLKLFVKTMACHPEQTTARIYHSFWRHFRHSEKVHANLIVMEARLQAALLYTLRAITHYMR